In a genomic window of Pseudomonadota bacterium:
- a CDS encoding MFS transporter, protein MKYFSRINQMSRELKLFILASLAMGIAFSIVDSTFNNFLNERFALTGFQRSFLEFPRELPGLLVVFVSVSLWFLCSRRQSAVAMLLCAAGAFLIGFASPVYMIMVAWLFVYSAGLHLFIPLSSAIGMELAREGRIGQRLGQLNAIRNFAVIAGSLLVLLGFKFLGFTFHHTFALSCFAFIVAAVLMFVMKPEETHKPKVYLKLYKEYRLYYLLSVLFGSRKQIFLTFGPWVLVTIYHQPTQTIATLVLLGGGIGIIFQPFLGWAIDKLGEKIVLLSESVLLVFVCLGYGFSKFLLAEGPAFIVACICFLLDQMLMSVNMARSTYMKKIALHDSHVQAALTSSVSIDHIFSIAVGLLGGVIWDVLGFQYVFLLGALIAICNFFAAWWIRIPNKKHA, encoded by the coding sequence ATGAAATATTTTTCACGCATAAACCAAATGTCACGGGAACTGAAGCTCTTTATTCTGGCGTCGTTGGCCATGGGTATAGCATTCAGCATTGTTGACTCTACGTTTAATAATTTTCTTAATGAACGCTTTGCTCTAACCGGCTTTCAACGATCATTTCTTGAATTTCCGCGTGAATTGCCAGGCCTTCTTGTCGTTTTTGTGTCCGTTTCGCTCTGGTTTCTCTGCAGTCGTCGGCAAAGCGCAGTGGCAATGCTTTTGTGTGCCGCGGGTGCCTTTCTTATCGGTTTTGCTTCGCCTGTCTACATGATCATGGTGGCCTGGCTGTTCGTCTATAGTGCGGGTCTGCATCTTTTTATACCCCTGTCTTCGGCTATTGGTATGGAACTTGCCAGAGAAGGCAGGATAGGACAACGTCTGGGACAACTCAACGCGATCAGAAACTTCGCAGTTATCGCAGGAAGTCTTCTGGTGCTGCTGGGATTTAAGTTTCTGGGATTTACATTTCATCACACATTTGCGCTGTCTTGTTTTGCTTTTATAGTGGCAGCGGTGCTTATGTTTGTTATGAAGCCTGAGGAGACACATAAGCCCAAAGTGTATTTGAAGCTGTACAAGGAATATCGGTTGTACTATCTTCTCTCAGTGCTCTTCGGTTCGCGGAAACAGATATTTCTAACCTTCGGCCCCTGGGTTCTGGTGACAATTTATCATCAACCGACGCAGACAATCGCCACACTCGTCCTGCTTGGAGGTGGGATCGGCATTATTTTTCAGCCCTTTCTTGGTTGGGCTATCGACAAGCTCGGTGAGAAAATAGTACTCTTGTCAGAGTCAGTGCTGCTTGTATTTGTCTGTCTCGGCTATGGATTTTCAAAGTTTCTTTTGGCGGAAGGACCTGCCTTTATTGTTGCCTGTATATGCTTCCTTTTGGATCAGATGCTTATGTCAGTCAATATGGCCCGCTCAACGTATATGAAAAAGATCGCCCTTCACGATTCTCACGTTCAGGCGGCCCTGACGAGTTCTGTTAGCATTGATCATATCTTTTCTATTGCCGTTGGACTGCTGGGCGGCGTAATCTGGGACGTACTGGGATTTCAATATGTTTTTCTGTTAGGAGCATTGATTGCGATCTGCAATTTCTTTGCTGCCTGGTGGATCCGCATTCCAAATAAAAAACATGCCTAA
- a CDS encoding methyltransferase domain-containing protein, producing the protein MSKVYVHGYDHRENIRLQDQASTLVDLLHSDTAYPAGSRVLEAGCGIGAQTVTLAKNSPGALITSIDISNVSVAEARQKVTMAGLNNVQFQQGDIFNLPYRPNSFDHVFVCFVLEHLVKPIIALQTLNDYLRPGGTITVIEGDHGSAYFHPDSDAAHQAIHCQVELQRRAGGNAMIGRELYPLLLGAGYNSIHVSPRMVYVDSSKPGLVEGFTKKTFTAMIEGVRESAIRAEIIEPHVFDKGIKDLYRTTEPDGVFCYTFFKAVGKK; encoded by the coding sequence ATGAGTAAAGTATATGTTCACGGCTACGATCATCGGGAAAATATAAGATTACAGGATCAGGCATCCACCCTTGTCGATTTGTTGCATTCCGATACTGCATATCCGGCAGGAAGCCGTGTTTTGGAAGCCGGTTGTGGTATTGGTGCGCAGACAGTTACCCTGGCGAAAAACAGCCCGGGCGCCTTGATTACTTCCATAGATATTTCCAATGTCTCTGTTGCTGAAGCCAGGCAAAAAGTCACAATGGCAGGCTTGAACAATGTGCAATTCCAACAGGGCGATATCTTCAATTTACCCTATAGGCCAAACTCCTTTGATCATGTTTTTGTCTGCTTTGTCCTGGAGCATCTCGTAAAGCCGATAATAGCACTACAGACGTTGAACGACTATCTGCGGCCTGGTGGAACAATCACGGTCATTGAAGGAGACCATGGTTCTGCCTATTTTCATCCTGACAGTGATGCCGCACACCAGGCGATTCATTGTCAGGTCGAATTGCAGCGCCGGGCCGGCGGAAATGCTATGATAGGGAGAGAACTTTATCCGCTTTTACTTGGCGCAGGCTACAATTCAATCCATGTATCTCCCAGGATGGTCTATGTTGATTCGAGCAAGCCTGGGCTGGTCGAAGGTTTCACGAAAAAAACATTTACAGCCATGATAGAGGGTGTTCGTGAATCGGCGATCAGGGCAGAAATAATTGAGCCGCATGTTTTCGACAAGGGAATAAAGGACTTATACCGAACGACAGAGCCGGATGGAGTGTTTTGCTACACCTTTTTCAAAGCTGTTGGAAAGAAATGA
- a CDS encoding zinc ribbon domain-containing protein, giving the protein MDDLIKNCYQTLGLSPDASREEIEEAFAKIKNKFSTKEEGWEKLKEISWAYETLIDYITATAGKENISGSKIKSKKRRDSSEPDTTTFKDFFFSVGEKINPFVFAGRVFVFLITIIWGFKYITHSVNSNYAGESFLHNVSLPFHEAGHIILSPFGDFMGVLGGSLFQILIPAICMGAFLKQSDVFSASISLWWIGQNFIDCSPYINDARAQVLMLLGGVTGQDAPGYHDWNNILGTLGLLKLDHVIANISHWFGILLMLISFLWGGLLLWLQWKNIDS; this is encoded by the coding sequence ATGGATGACTTGATAAAAAACTGCTATCAAACACTCGGGCTTTCACCGGATGCATCAAGAGAAGAGATTGAAGAAGCCTTTGCAAAAATCAAGAATAAGTTTAGCACAAAAGAAGAAGGGTGGGAAAAGCTAAAGGAAATAAGCTGGGCATATGAGACCCTGATTGATTACATTACCGCTACTGCCGGAAAAGAAAATATTTCGGGGAGTAAGATAAAATCAAAGAAACGCAGAGACAGCAGCGAACCGGATACTACAACCTTTAAGGACTTCTTCTTTTCCGTTGGAGAAAAGATCAACCCCTTCGTTTTTGCCGGCAGGGTCTTTGTTTTTCTTATAACCATTATATGGGGCTTTAAATATATTACACATTCTGTTAATAGCAATTATGCCGGAGAGTCCTTTCTCCATAATGTAAGCCTCCCTTTCCATGAAGCCGGGCATATTATCCTTTCACCCTTTGGAGATTTTATGGGCGTGCTTGGTGGAAGTCTCTTTCAAATCCTTATCCCTGCAATTTGTATGGGAGCATTTTTAAAGCAGAGCGATGTATTCAGCGCCTCTATTTCTCTATGGTGGATTGGGCAGAACTTTATCGATTGCTCGCCCTATATAAACGATGCCCGCGCCCAGGTGCTAATGCTGCTGGGGGGTGTAACAGGCCAGGATGCACCCGGCTACCATGACTGGAATAACATCCTGGGAACACTCGGCTTATTAAAACTTGACCATGTAATAGCCAATATATCCCATTGGTTCGGGATATTATTGATGCTCATTTCTTTCCTATGGGGAGGATTATTACTCTGGCTCCAATGGAAAAATATAGATTCGTAA
- a CDS encoding VOC family protein, whose protein sequence is MKCTNIHHVGMWVDNIDEAISFFTDIMGFRLLTRGPRGSIGPGERALVHAGDQQVIELLTEPNVTPRPDFPVHPMGHVVGIPHICLRVTDVPAWRQKLQTHGYAVSEEFPKTGFTHTELGLLRLIFFEGPGGVGFELFEFEKEYPLSHTSSSNLRSK, encoded by the coding sequence ATGAAATGTACCAATATCCATCATGTGGGCATGTGGGTTGACAACATCGATGAGGCAATCTCTTTTTTCACTGATATAATGGGGTTTCGTTTGTTGACACGCGGCCCGCGAGGCAGTATCGGGCCGGGGGAACGAGCCCTTGTTCATGCTGGTGATCAGCAGGTGATAGAACTACTGACAGAACCGAACGTTACACCGCGTCCCGATTTCCCTGTTCACCCGATGGGCCATGTGGTTGGGATTCCTCATATATGCCTGAGGGTAACGGATGTACCGGCTTGGCGGCAGAAACTTCAAACCCACGGATACGCTGTTTCTGAGGAGTTTCCCAAAACCGGTTTTACGCATACAGAACTGGGGTTACTCCGATTAATTTTTTTTGAAGGCCCGGGAGGAGTAGGATTTGAATTATTCGAATTTGAGAAGGAATACCCCCTGTCCCACACTTCTTCCAGTAATTTACGATCAAAGTAA